A window of the Dictyostelium discoideum AX4 chromosome 4 chromosome, whole genome shotgun sequence genome harbors these coding sequences:
- the rpkA gene encoding G-protein-coupled receptor family protein (Similar to GPCR~Similar to PIP5K), with protein sequence MSFAGRISLDAFDSSHGGSSESPEIHTLYRVSGSLALLSCIGALFVIITFITIKDLKKHPTRMIFFLSVCDVLFSLKYLVTAVLPHSDSFQTKRVACYLQAGIQQFFGLASIGWSGMISLNLIISTSRPFENSSTYSKFYHGWIWSYSIVTSAILFKNYDVIGPSGDGTCWIKAEDKPLLLMFFIPLLAYFSISISSLIIAAISTRNKSLTSSTTNNSWSDRNRTGMLLRMSTYTLVFILCWAGPLAHRISQIAGHHDAPNQASVLMFFDAIGVSIQGFMNALIWITNPSILRGFLGNIMKYLPFSKKFIKDGENTPLIRSLQDENQDPTQLAVMLRNNILTCSLRGIALSVNDNLNLSNSSSLNNNNNQSHIGGDIHQHLPFDSLSSSSPSSSSTPINHNYNSNNNINNNNNNSNDNFDNINEQFKVYTEKELFKDIFDISPDTNMGSHKFKDYCPNIFAKIRALNNITPSDYLKSFDSSLFFENLSNQKFSEGKSGSFMCFSPDNKFLIKTITRQESVLLKKKINNFYNYLVKNNHSFLLRFYGCHKISMPNDHTIYLAIMSNVFGTIPQGIKIRERYDLKGSKVNRGGNDPLFKGDGLGLDLDFVNFRKFLNLPDGFSHSIIQQLKNDSAFLTSLNIMDYSLLIGVIPNNDDFKKKLIESGGNINNILSGSNLNNNNSNSNSNGIGSGSSGSNFNNNNNGHGSGGLLKGSFTNSSLISNSFDFSNGIISADEKEIYYIGVIDILQLYDFSKKLERFLKVYLFRKDGDGISATRPEPYKQRFLKRMNEIIKNKNYKHKSATQQYNNSIINSNNNYYHNEEEVLFDT encoded by the exons ATGTCTTTTGCTGGAAGAATTTCATTAGATGCATTTGATTCTTCTCATGGTGGATCAAGTGAAAGTCCAGAAATTCAT aCATTATATAGAGTATCAGGATCTTTAGCATTATTATCATGTATTGGAgcattatttgttattattacatttattactattaaagatttaaagaaaCATCCAACACGtatgatcttttttttatcagtTTGTGATGTGTTGTTTAGTTTAAAGTATTTGGTGACAGCAGTGTTACCACATAGTGACAGTTTTCAAACGAAAAGGGTGGCATGTTATTTACAAGCAGGTATACAGCAATTCTTTGGATTGGCATCTATTGGATGGAGTGGTATGATATCGTTGAATTTGATCATTAGCACGAGTAGACCATTCGAGAATAGTTCAACCTATTCCAAGTTTTATCATGGTTGGATATGGTCGTACTCGATAGTGACAAGTGCGATACTGTTCAAGAATTACGATGTCATAGGACCAAGTGGCGATGGCACATGTTGGATCAAGGCAGAGGACAAGCCATTGCTATTGATGTTTTTCATACCACTTTTAGCATACTTTTCAATCTCGATCTCCTCATTGATCATAGCAGCAATCTCCACTAGAAATAAATCACTAACATCATCAACCACCAATAACTCATGGTCAGATCGTAATCGTACTGGAATGTTATTGAGAATGTCGACCTACACATTGGTGTTTATCCTCTGTTGGGCAGGCCCATTGGCACACAGAATCTCGCAGATCGCAGGCCACCATGATGCACCCAACCAAGCGAGTGTGTTAATGTTTTTCGATGCAATTGGTGTATCGATTCAAGGTTTTATGAATGCACTCATTTGGATTACAAATCCTTCAATTCTCAGAGGTTTCCTTGGTAACATTATGAAATATTTACCATTCTCAAAGAAATTCATTAAAGATGGTGAAAACACACCACTAATTCGTTCACTTCAAGATGAAAATCAAGATCCAACTCAATTGGCCGTAATGTTAcgtaataatattttaacatGTTCATTACGTGGTATTGCATTATCtgtaaatgataatttaaatttatcaaattcctcctcattaaataataataataatcaatctCATATTGGTGGTGATATTCATCAACATTTACCATTTGactcattatcatcatcatcaccatcatcttcatcaacaccaattaatcataattataatagtaataataatattaataataataataataatagtaatgataattttgataatataaatgaacaatttaaagtttatacagaaaaagaattatttaaagatatttttgatatttcaCCAGATACAAATATGGGTAGtcataaatttaaagattattGTCCAAATATATTTGCAAAGATTAGagcattaaataatataacacCATCAGattatttgaaatcatttgattCATCGTTGTTTTTTGAGAATTTATCGAATCAGAAATTCTCAGAGGGTAAAAGTGGAAGTTTTATGTGTTTCTCACcagataataaatttttaattaaaactatcACTCGTCAAGAATCGgtattattgaaaaagaaaatcaacaatttttACAACTATCTCGTAAAGAACAACCATTCATTCCTATTGAGGTTCTATGGTTGTCATAAGATTTCAATGCCAAATGATCATACTATCTATTTGGCTATCATGTCCAATGTATTTGGTACAATTCCACAAGGTATAAAGATTAGAGAAAGGTATGATCTTAAAGGTTCAAAAGTTAACAGAGGTGGCAATGATCCTTTGTTCAAAGGTGATGGATTAGGTTTAGATTTAGATTTTGTAAACTTtagaaaatttttaaatttaccagATGGTTTTAGTCATTCAAtcattcaacaattaaaaaatgattctGCTTTCTTAACCTCTTTAAATATTATGGATTATTCTTTACTAATTGGTGTAATtccaaataatgatgattttaaaaagaaattaattgaatctggtggtaatattaataatattttaagtggttcaaatttaaataataataatagtaatagtaatagtaatggtattggtagtggtagtagtggtagtaattttaataataataataatggacatggtagtggtggtttaTTAAAAGGTAGTTTtacaaattcatcattaatttcaaattcattcgATTTTTCAAATGGTATTATATCAGcagatgaaaaagaaatctaTTATATTGGTGTTATTGATATACTTCAACTTTATGATTTTAGTAAGAAATTGGAAAGATTTTTAaaggtttatttatttagaaaGGATGGTGATGGTATCTCTGCAACTAGACCTGAACCTTATAAACAAAGATTCTTAAAAAGAATGaatgaaatcattaaaaataaaaactataaacATAAATCTGCTACTcaacaatataataattcaattataaatagtaataataattattatcataatgaagaagaagttttatttgatacataa
- a CDS encoding DUF1740 family protein → MSHSKKSLFAAYSNDDDGDGDGDDLYLEEHQKVTSTNTPSSSWFSNSSYKEKQENVIDTVTSKTQLKRASDFFNLDSDNTFSSPPPPSSSPPLYSKTEKKNNDKVKIIMKKRSFIDSSSDDNSDDDDNDSSSSDQDSSDDDSGGFTYNRKKYKKEQQQQENEENEENERKNRKKEKKKKRKDKKFKNDDKSMMIISNENSENYSDNSSYFIEKTGDKVFSSRTSTPNYNYDNSFILGMSDYKIGFSKKEGYQIEPISLTSFNKQQINNRYFTKPSSSSSSSSQSQQQLITVITKRKEIEEIEKVKPISNIKDPSKSNDDEIKLIVLNENNHDNDDDDNDDDDNETLERKTLKKNSELNKLVEQYPNNIEYWIDLVKFQENFQQFSRNVNKSKTSMYEKQLSIYRNSLLHNPDSEILTIEYLKLASKLWDQQKVLDLWNKVLSSSSSSSSSSIISEKLWKEYIEFCLSNFNDFKIEKIKETIITIIRKMLVKRRSFKVKDYNFMENISNLEESILQFISQLSKLLNQAGFSERVIGIYQSLIEFNCFEPIQLSNETQATLLKEFKSYWSSLDYPKIGNPNSIGWSKSFTILLNNSINNNNNKNNNNNNNNNNNNNNNNNNNNNNNNNNNNNNNNNNNNNNNMDLDNLDNLSIEEIEKLLKEQEDQENQDNENIFNITHKSKDLNEDDDNENNNNNQEEQEDNDSNSNDNDNNNNKFNTWGKKEIELDELKWKPLDINNNLEVNKEVNENDTERVVLFNDFYELLFRFVKEENKLELVFQFLEFLGVPISLLDDKIQPRYSFYHPQRRDSINSIHNENIISLLFKDLKQQPSPPSPSPEYPNWFKTFDKFSNNNNNSQNLLGLSDDKIKFIDSIYKLILENSNGIKLKEKLYVSYIMFKASIDINDAKVYTKSLCEKFKNLIYFDIFASLELKSGKTQQARTIYQTTCFYINQLINQQAQQQQQQLQIDLVYREYLFMELNLIYQTIEKDPQILKRFIKSNHKPIELFFTPLHILQCYLDGNYKQYSSSTFNLNTINQFLNQLNLKFLQKLQQQQQQQQQNSSSSSSSSSSSSSSSSSSSSSVDFLLCYCIFELLSNGFDGFLILFKRITSSSTNDYLKIFSIQHELLTIRCIDMVTKIAPLIGTDPKRIKNLIIDSLNQYYDHPKLLSLFLNWESKNQLINRIRIYFDLNSINNINNNNGGDDGGSSIFWLFAIKFESNRIGAAQRIKSLFEKAISTTQKHNIIFWKLYIEFEINRGRLKIAKSIYYRSIKQLPFSKQIWLLPFTNSKLSLIFNNQEFNEIINLINEKGIRLRILTPKVSN, encoded by the exons ATGTCacattcaaaaaaatcaCTTTTTGCAGCATATTCAaacgatgatgatggtgatggtgatggtgatgatctATATTTAGAGGAACACCAAAAGGTCACAAGCACAAACACACCATCTTCATCATGGTTTTCAAATTCAAgttataaagaaaaacaagaaaatgTTATTGATACAGTTACATCAAAAACTCAACTTAAAAGGGCTTcagatttctttaatttagATAGTGACAACACTTTTTCTTCTCCTCCTCCTCCTTCTTCATCACCACCCCTTTATTcaaaaacagaaaaaaaaaataatgataaagtaaaaataataatgaaaaaaagatCATTCATCGATAGTAGTAGTGATGataatagtgatgatgatgataatgatagcAGTTCTAGTGATCAAGATagtagtgatgatgatagtgGTGGTTTTACATACAATAGaaagaaatataaaaaagaacaacaacaacaagaaaatgaagaaaatgaagaaaatgaaagaaaaaatagaaaaaaagagaaaaaaaagaaaagaaaagataaaaaatttaaaaatgacgATAAATCAAT gATGATAATAAGTAATGAAAATAGTGAAAATTATAGTGATAATAGTAGTTactttattgaaaaaacagGTGATAAAGTATTTAGTAGTAGaacatcaacaccaaattataattatgaCAATTCTTTTATATTGGGAATGAGTGATTATAAAATTGGATTTTCAAAGAAAGAAGGATACCAAATAGAACCAATTTCTTTAACCTCttttaataaacaacaaaTCAATAATAGATACTTTACaaaaccatcatcatcatcatcatcatcatcacaatcacaacaacaattaataacAGTTATTacgaaaagaaaagaaattgaagagattgaaaaagttaaaccaatatcaaatataaaagatccttcaaaatcaaatgatgatgaaattaaattaattgtattaaatgaaaataatcatgataatgatgatgatgataatgatgatgatgataatgaaacaTTAGAAagaaaaacattaaaaaagaattcagaattgaataaattaGTTGAGCAATatccaaataatattgaatattGGATTGATTTAGTTAAATTTCAAGAGAATTTTCAACAATTTAGTAGAAatgttaataaatcaaagaCATCAATGtatgaaaaacaattatcaatttatagaaattcattattacatAATCCAGATTCAGAGATCTTAACCATTGAATACCTAAAATTAGCTTCAAAATTATGGGATCAACAAAAAGTTTTAGATTTATGGAATAAAGttttatcatcatcctcttcttcatcttcttcttcaattaTTAGTGAAAAATTATGGAAAGAATATATTGAATTTTGTTTaagtaattttaatgattttaaaattgaaaagattAAAGAAACAATCATTACAATAATTAGGAAAATGTTGGTCAAAAGACGGTCGTTTAAAGTCAAAGATTATAATTTCATGGAAAAcatttcaaatttagaaGAATCAATATTACAATTCATATCACAATTAagcaaattattaaatcaagcTGGTTTCAGTGAAAGAGTAATTGGAATTTatcaatcattaattgaattcAATTGTTTTGAACCAATTCAACTCTCAAATGAAACTCAAGCAACtctattaaaagaatttaaatccTATTGGTCCTCTTTAGATTATCCAAAAATTGGTAAtccaaattcaattggttGGTCAAAATCTTTTACAATCTTATTAAATAactcaattaataataataataataaaaataataataataataataataataataataataataataataataataataataataataataataataataataataataataataataataataataataataataataataatatggatttagataatttagataatttatcaattgaagagattgaaaaattattaaaagaacaagaagatcaagaaaatcaagataatgaaaatatttttaatattacacataaatcaaaagatttaaatgaagatgatgataatgaaaataataataataatcaagaagaacaagaagataatgatagtaatagtaatgataatgataataataataataaatttaatacatggggtaaaaaagaaattgaattagATGAATTAAAATGGAAACCATtggatattaataataatttagaggTTAATAAAGAagtaaatgaaaatgatactGAAAGagttgtattatttaatgatttctatgaattattatttagatttgttaaagaagaaaataaacTTGAATtggtatttcaatttttggaatttttagGTGtaccaatttcattattagatGATAAAATTCAACCAAGATATTCATTTTATCATCCACAACGTAGAGattcaataaattcaattcatAATGAgaatataatttcattattatttaaagatttaaaacaacaaccatcaccaccatcaccatcaccagaATATCCAAATTGGTTTAAAacttttgataaattttcaaataataataataatagtcaaAATTTATTAGGATTAAgtgatgataaaattaaatttatagattcaatttataaattaattttagagAATAGTAAtggaattaaattaaaagagaaattatATGTATCATATATAATGTTTAAAGcatcaattgatattaatgatGCAAAAGTTTATACGAAATCATTAtgtgaaaaatttaaaaatttaatctattttgatatttttgcatctttagaattaaaatctGGTAAAACTCAACAAGCTAGAACTATTTATCAAACGActtgtttttatataaatcaattaataaatcaacaagcacaacaacaacaacaacaattacaaattgaTTTAGTATATAGGGAATACTTATTTatggaattaaatttaatttatcaaactATTGAAAAGGAtccacaaatattaaaaagatttataaaGAGTAATCataaaccaattgaattattcTTTACACCATTGCATATATTACAATGTTATTTAGATGGCAATTATAAACAATATTCAAGttcaacttttaatttaaatacaataaatcaatttttaaatcaattaaatttaaaattcctTCAAAagttacaacaacaacaacaacaacaacaacagaatagtagtagtagtagtagtagtagtagtagtagtagtagtagtagtagtagtagtagtagtagtgttgactttttattatgttattgtatatttgaattattatcaaatggaTTTGAtggatttttaatattatttaaaagaattacaTCATCGTCAacaaatgattatttaaagatattcTCAATTCAACATGAATTATTAACTATTAGATGTATTGATATGGTTACAAAGATTGCACCATTAATTGGTACTGACccaaaaagaattaaaaatttaataattgattcattaaatcaatattatgatcatccaaaattattatctttatttttaaattgggaaagtaaaaatcaattaataaatagaaTTCGTATTTATTtcgatttaaattcaattaataatattaataataataatggtggtgatgatggtggtagtagtatattttggttatttgcaattaaatttgaatcaaaTAGAATTGGTGCTGCACaaagaattaaatcattatttgaaaaagcaATAAGTACAACTCAAAAacataatattatattttggaAACTttatattgaatttgaaataaataggGGAAGATTAAAAATtgcaaaatcaatttattatcgttcaattaaacaattaccattttcaaaacaaatttGGTTATTACCTTTTACAAACTCaaaattatctttaatttttaataatcaagaatttaatgaaattataaatttaataaatgaaaaaggaATAAGACTTAGAATTCTTACTCCAAAAGTttctaattaa
- a CDS encoding pyridoxal phosphate-dependent decarboxylase family protein — MDTLSLFLGSKGENKKLFSQLSKMVLNSAIDSRIQYCGNEPSIFEDDYFESDNFKKSSELIKENTKLICNYIKDSTQFSSLRYQAHMIEDPLIPSFIGTISGLYYNTNTCTPQVSNKSSFIEHAFASDLCSMVGYDTSKIPDYYNSMKTVSIKEIIKREVETVYPHGHNTSGGSVSNIEACWSSYWVKFIPVAIKNALLNENDLIDSRELTITLNDCKTNKQLIECTNWELSNLNGDLSVKLPYQISLECNLPIENVYEIIKRYHSCSLGAYRFFVDNQINQPIYLIPASAHYCFKKAVCLIGLGSTNIKLIKIEPNGRININDVKMIIKNCIENQIPIINIISILGSTQEYGVDNIDEIVSIRNQVRRDLNFNFEMHVDGAFGGYSLSCIRDNFQLENPLDDQLLFPNNIENENNNQNEIDSFDPELIISSYVKKQLHACKFVDSITLDGHKSGFLPFSNSTICYRNSKYKDIITLSSAYIDICKKNIPNCGVFGIEGSRPGYSSIAGYLTHSIIRPSKIGYGKILKRCIFNAKLFYISLLIKFDGNNGNNIKVFTVGNNPSSDVLNYLKTEIIDSNTGKIKSLDQIVSNKTLLQILSNYGADLNGVCFGFNFISPSTGELNNDYQKYVELNKMIIDRFDYSRGPEADLIFGNTFLNNSYGNEFISNFLETNELKINIPIYNKIKIPILRSSTMSPFISETSEGSYIDIMLYLLLKEITGFLFSIDKL; from the exons atggatacattatcattatttttaggatcaaag ggtgaaaataaaaaattatttagcCAACTTTCAAAAATGGTATTAAACTCTGCAATTGATTCAAGAATTCAATACTGTGGTAATGAACCTTCAATTTTTGAAgatgattattttgaatctgataattttaaaaaatcaagtgaattaattaaagaaaatacaaagttaatttgtaattatattaaaGATTCTACTCAATTTTCAAGTTTACGATATCAAGCTCATATGATAGAAGATCCTTTAATTCCAAGTTTTATTGGTACAATTTCAGGCCTTTATTATAATACTAATACATGTACTCCTCAAGTTTCTAATAAATCTTCCTTTATTGAACATGCATTTGCTAGTGACCTATGTTCAATGGTAGGTTATGATACAAGTAAAATACCagattattataattcaaTGAAAACAGTTtcaataaaagaaataattaaaagagaAGTTGAAACTGTATATCCTCATGGTCATAATACTAGTGGTGGTTCAGTATCAAACATTGAAGCATGTTGGTCAAGTTATTGGGTTAAATTTATTCCAGTTGCAATTAAAAAtgcattattaaatgaaaatgatttaattgattccaGGGAATTAACAATTACCCTAAATGATTGTAAAactaataaacaattaattgaatgtACAAATTgggaattatcaaatttaaatggaGATTTATCAGTAAAATTACCATATCAAATAAGTTTAGAATgtaatttaccaattgaaaatgtttatgaaattattaaaagatatcATTCGTGTTCATTGGGTGCATATCGGTTTTTTGTggataatcaaattaatcaaccaatttatttaataccaGCATCAGCtcattattgttttaaaaaagcaGTATGTTTGATTGGATTAGGTTcaacaaatataaaattaataaaaattgaaccaaatggtagaataaatataaatgatgtgaaaatgattattaaaaattgtattGAGAATCAAAttccaattattaatatcatatCGATATTAGGTTCAACCCAAGAGTATGGTGTCGATAATATTGATGAAATAGTTTCAATTAGAAATCAAGTAAGAAGAGActtgaattttaattttgaaatgcATGTAGATGGTGCATTCGGTGGATATTCATTATCATGTATTAGAGATAACTTTCAATTGGAAAATCCATTAGatgatcaattattatttcctaataatattgaaaatgaaaataacaatcaaaatgaaattgattcatttgatccagaattaataattagtaGTTAtgttaaaaaacaattacatgCTTGTAAATTTGTAGATTCAATTACATTGGATGGTCATAAATCTGGctttttaccattttcaaatagTACAATTTGTTATAGAAATTCAAAGtataaagatattattaCACTCTCTTCTGCTTATATAGATATCTGTAAAAAGAATATTCCAAACTGTGGCGTGTTTGGTATTGAAGGTTCTCGTCCAGGTTATTCTTCAATCGCAGGTTATTTAACTCATTCAATAATTCGTCCTTCGAAAATTGGATAtggtaaaattttaaaaagatgtatttttaatgcaaaattattttatatatccTTGTTAATTAAATTCgatggtaataatggtaataatataaaagtgTTTACAGTTGGTAATAATCCATCAAGtgatgttttaaattatttaaaaacagAAATAATCGATTCGAATACTGGTAAAATCAAATCATTAGATCAAATTGtatcaaataaaacattattacaaattttatcaaattatgGAGCAGATTTAAACGGTGTTtgttttggttttaattttatttcaccTTCAACTGgcgaattaaataatgattatcAAAAATATGTAGAActtaataaaatgataattgaTAGATTCGATTATTCAAGAGGACCTGAAGCAGATTTGATATTTGGaaatacatttttaaataatagttatggtaatgaatttatttcaaatttccTTGAaacaaatgaattaaaaattaatatccctatctataataaaatcaaaattccAATACTAAGGTCATCAACTATGTCACCTTTTATTAGTGAAACATCTGAAGGTTCATATATTGATATTATGCTTTacctattattaaaagaaattacaggttttttattttcaattgataaattataa
- a CDS encoding pyridoxal phosphate-dependent decarboxylase family protein, protein MDSLSLFLGSKGENKKLFSELSKMVSNYAIDSRIKYSGNEPSIFEDDYFESDDFIKSSELIKENTKLICNYIKDSTQFSSLRYQAHMVTDPLIPSFIGTIAGLFYNSNICTTQSSNKTSFIEYEFANDLCSMVGYDTSNIPDYYNSIKTVSIKEKVQREFETVYPHGHNTSGGSVSNIEACWSSYWVKFIPVAIKNALLNENDLIDSKNLFITLEDGKTNKLLIECTNWELSNLNGDLSVKLPYQISLECNLPIENVYEIIKRYHLCSLGTFKFFVKNKINEPIYLIPASAHYCFKKAVCLIGLGSDNIKLIKIEPNGRMNINEVKTIIKNCIENQIPIINIISILGSTQEYGADNIDEIVSIRNQVRRDFNFNFEMHVDGAFGGYSLSCIRENFWLKNPLDYQLSLPNNFENEQNNQNETDSFDPELIISSFLKKQLHACKFVDSITLDGHKSGFLPFSNSTICYRNSKYKDILTLAPVYVDDGKKNIPNCGVFGIEGSRPGHSSVAGYLTHSIIRPSKNGYGKLLKRCILNSKLFYISLLIKFDGNNGNNIKVVTVGNNPSSDVLNYLKTEIIDSNTGKIKSLDQIVSNKTLLQILSNYGADLNGVCFGFNFISPSTGELNNDYQKYVELNKMIIDRFDYSRGPEADLIFGNTFLNNSYGNEFISNFLETNELKINIQAYNKIKIPLLRSSTMSPFISETSDGSYIDIMLDLLLKEITDFLFSIDKL, encoded by the exons atggattctttatcattatttttaggaTCAAAG ggtgaaaataaaaaattattttctgaACTTTCAAAAATGGTATCAAACTATGCAATTGATTCAAGAATTAAATATAGTGGTAATGAACCTTCAATTTTTGAAgatgattattttgaatctgatgattttataaaatcaagtgaattaattaaagaaaatacaaaattaatttgtaattatattaaaGATTCTACTCAATTTTCAAGTTTAAGATATCAAGCTCATATGGTTACTGATCCCTTAATTCCAAGTTTTATTGGTACAATTGCTGGTCTTTTTTATAACTCTAATATATGTACTACTCAATCTTCTAATAAAACTTCCTTTATTGAATATGAATTTGCAAATGATCTTTGTTCGATGGTAGGTTATGATACAAGTAATATACCagattattataattcaatcaaaacAGTTtctataaaagaaaaagttcAAAGAGAATTTGAAACTGTATATCCACATGGTCATAATACTAGTGGTGGTTCAGTATCAAACATTGAAGCATGTTGGTCAAGTTATTGGGTTAAATTTATTCCAGTTGCAATTAAAAAtgcattattaaatgaaaatgatttaattgattccaaaaatttatttattacattAGAAGATGGTAAAaccaataaattattaattgaatgtaCAAATTgggaattatcaaatttaaatggtgatttaTCAGTAAAATTACCATATCAAATAAGTTTAGAATgtaatttaccaattgaaaatgtttatgaaattattaaaagatatcATTTATGCTCATTAGgtacatttaaattttttgtaaaaaataaaattaatgaaccaatttatttaataccaGCATCAGCtcattattgttttaaaaaggCAGTATGTTTGATTGGATTAGGCTCAGATAatataaaactaataaaaattgaacCAAATGGTAGAATGAATATAAATGAAGTAAAAAcgattattaaaaactgtattgaaaatcaaattccAATCATTAATATCATATCGATATTAGGTTCGACTCAAGAGTATGGTGCTGATAATATCGATGAAATTGTTTCAATTAGAAATCAAGTAAGAAGAgactttaattttaattttgaaatgcATGTAGATGGTGCGTTCGGTGGATATTCATTATCATGTATTAGAGAGAACTTTTGGTTGAAAAATCCATTAGATTATCAATTATCATTAcctaataattttgaaaatgaacaaaataatcaaaacgAAACTGATTCATTTGATccagaattaataattagtagttttttaaaaaaacaattacatgCTTGTAAGTTTGTAGATTCAATTACATTGGATGGTCATAAATCTGGctttttaccattttcaaatagTACAATTTGTTATAGAAATTCAAAGTATAAAGATATTCTAACATTAGCTCCTGTTTATGTCGATGATGGAAAAAAGAATATTCCAAACTGTGGTGTGTTTGGTATTGAAGGTTCTCGTCCTGGTCATTCTTCAGTTGCAGGTTATTTAACTCATTCAATAATTCGTCCTTCGAAAAACGGATATggtaaacttttaaaaagatgtattttaaattcgaaattattttatatttccTTGTTAATTAAATTCgatggtaataatggtaataatataaaagtgGTCACAGTTGGTAATAACCCATCCAGtgatgttttaaattatttaaaaacagAAATCATCGATTCGAATACTGGTAAAATCAAATCATTAGATCAAATTGtatcaaataaaacattattacaaattttatcaaattatgGAGCAGATTTAAACGGTGTTtgttttggttttaattttatttcaccTTCAACtggtgaattaaataatgattatcAAAAATATGTAGAActtaataaaatgataattgaTAGATTCGATTATTCAAGAGGACCTGAAGCAGATTTGATATTTGGaaatacatttttaaataatagttatggtaatgaatttatttcaaatttccTTGAaacaaatgaattaaaaattaacatTCAAGcctataataaaatcaaaattccATTACTCAGGTCATCAACTATGTCACCTTTTATTAGTGAAACATCTGATGGTTCATATATTGATATAATGCTTGacctattattaaaagaaattacagattttttattttcaattgataaattataa